One window from the genome of Kineosporia corallincola encodes:
- a CDS encoding TetR/AcrR family transcriptional regulator, with product MAVTGVRKQQAAQTANELKAAAVRVFARVGYLNTKITDITAEAGRATGSFYKHFTGKEQLLEALLSDLLMASDADLLAENPDHPDDFRDREAVLFHVRHFWDFQRRNRTVMTALQQAATVDDAFARRQEELLEPDLHHLAGHLSGLDLPGDPVAVATLLSRTMWAFAGTALPGTDDEEAIETLTTFVHSGLAGLGRSGSAEPGGSAEPGGSAEPGGSARSGGSARSRSGSSARSGGSARSSSGSSARSGGSGGSGGSGGSGGSGGAA from the coding sequence ATGGCGGTGACGGGCGTACGCAAGCAGCAGGCCGCACAGACCGCGAACGAGCTGAAGGCCGCCGCGGTGCGGGTGTTCGCGCGCGTCGGCTACCTGAACACCAAGATCACCGACATCACCGCCGAGGCAGGACGGGCGACGGGCTCGTTCTACAAGCACTTCACCGGCAAGGAGCAGTTGCTGGAGGCCCTGTTGTCCGACCTGCTGATGGCCTCGGACGCCGATCTGCTGGCCGAGAACCCGGATCATCCGGACGATTTCCGCGACCGCGAGGCCGTGCTGTTCCACGTGCGGCACTTCTGGGACTTCCAGCGGCGCAACCGCACGGTGATGACGGCCCTCCAGCAGGCCGCCACCGTGGACGACGCGTTCGCGCGGCGTCAGGAAGAACTGCTCGAACCCGACCTGCACCACCTCGCGGGGCACCTGTCCGGCCTGGACCTGCCCGGCGACCCGGTCGCGGTCGCCACCCTGCTGAGCCGCACCATGTGGGCGTTCGCCGGCACCGCGCTGCCCGGCACGGACGACGAGGAGGCGATCGAGACCCTCACCACCTTCGTCCACAGCGGGCTGGCCGGGCTCGGCCGGTCCGGTTCGGCCGAGCCGGGCGGTTCGGCCGAGCCGGGCGGTTCGGCCGAGCCGGGCGGTTCGGCCAGGTCTGGCGGTTCGGCCAGGTCCAGGTCTGGCAGCTCGGCCAGGTCTGGCGGTTCGGCCAGGTCCAGCTCTGGCAGCTCGGCCAGGTCTGGCGGCTCGGGCGGCTCGGGCGGCTCGGGCGGCTCGGGCGGCTCGGGCGGGGCCGCGTGA
- a CDS encoding FAD-dependent monooxygenase, with product MFSESAFTVIVGAGPTGLTLARELQARGVPFRLLEKSPRLFEGSRGKGLQPRTQEVLDALGLIGDFQWYGGEYPPLLVHLPDGTTSTRLMAERREPSPSVPYPNALMVPQWRTGELLARGLPVEFGTGVESLTQDESGVHLVLDSGERLTARYVVGADGGRSTVRRCLGVPFEGETHEDERMLIADVRLTGLDRDGWHVWPDADGKSMRVGLCPLPGTDDFQLYSPVLDVPVEELIASVAPAVTVTGIGWTSVWRANVRLAQRFRVGNVFLAGDAAHVHPPTGGQGLNTGIQDAFNLGWKLATGDDALLDSYEAERLPVAAGVLGISTKLYRKAVERAEDAMRRDDPELAQLGLSYREGPLARDHRSPAARETGPQAGDRAPDAVLHDGKRVFDLLRGPHATLLVVGHPDGLPDLGVPTHRIDEAREAYGPGLFLVRPDHYLGCVTTSVDDVRDYLKLIGN from the coding sequence ATGTTCAGTGAATCTGCATTCACCGTAATCGTGGGGGCCGGCCCGACCGGTCTCACCCTGGCCCGCGAGCTCCAGGCCCGCGGCGTCCCGTTCCGGCTGCTGGAGAAGTCGCCCCGGCTCTTCGAGGGTTCCCGCGGCAAGGGACTCCAGCCGCGCACGCAGGAGGTGCTCGACGCGCTCGGCCTGATCGGCGACTTCCAGTGGTACGGCGGCGAATACCCGCCGCTGCTCGTCCATCTCCCGGACGGCACCACCAGCACCCGGCTCATGGCCGAGCGGCGCGAACCCTCGCCGTCCGTGCCCTACCCGAATGCGCTGATGGTTCCGCAGTGGCGCACCGGTGAGCTGCTGGCGCGCGGACTGCCCGTCGAGTTCGGCACCGGGGTGGAGTCCCTGACCCAGGACGAGTCGGGCGTGCACCTGGTCCTGGACAGCGGCGAACGGCTCACCGCCCGTTACGTGGTCGGGGCCGACGGTGGACGCAGCACCGTACGTCGCTGTCTCGGCGTGCCTTTCGAGGGGGAGACGCACGAGGACGAGCGCATGCTCATCGCCGACGTACGGCTCACCGGCCTGGACCGGGACGGCTGGCACGTCTGGCCGGACGCCGACGGGAAGTCGATGCGGGTGGGGCTGTGCCCGCTGCCGGGCACCGACGACTTCCAGCTCTACTCACCCGTTCTCGACGTGCCGGTGGAGGAGCTGATCGCCTCGGTGGCCCCGGCGGTCACCGTCACCGGCATCGGCTGGACCTCGGTCTGGCGGGCGAACGTCCGCCTGGCACAACGCTTCCGGGTCGGCAACGTGTTCCTGGCCGGCGACGCCGCCCACGTGCACCCGCCGACCGGCGGGCAGGGCCTGAACACCGGCATCCAGGACGCCTTCAACCTCGGCTGGAAGCTGGCCACCGGCGACGACGCGCTGCTGGACAGCTACGAGGCGGAGCGGCTGCCGGTCGCCGCCGGGGTGCTGGGCATCAGCACGAAGCTGTATCGCAAGGCCGTGGAGCGCGCCGAGGACGCGATGCGCCGCGACGACCCGGAGCTGGCGCAGCTCGGCCTGTCGTACCGGGAGGGCCCGCTGGCCCGGGATCACCGTTCCCCGGCCGCCCGGGAGACCGGGCCGCAGGCGGGTGACCGGGCCCCTGACGCCGTTCTTCACGACGGGAAAAGGGTTTTCGACCTCCTGCGCGGTCCGCACGCCACCCTGCTGGTGGTCGGCCACCCCGACGGCCTGCCGGACCTCGGCGTGCCCACCCATCGCATCGACGAGGCCCGGGAGGCGTACGGGCCGGGGCTCTTCCTGGTCCGGCCGGACCACTACCTGGGCTGCGTCACCACCTCGGTGGACGACGTCCGGGACTACCTGAAACTGATCGGGAACTGA
- a CDS encoding sensor histidine kinase, giving the protein MMTTGTYRRHASAAVVRAIRGTSWQRLTYETGLALVCGLGTAALHFSLTYDPPRDSFPVAAGYAVLGLFASLALVPLRLVRPVTALLVCSLLAVAMGGVSLALVPLSASVGYRAWQAVPIVVTYLTALVCCVAGIHRVSGTPLLTSSLLGVMEFSAFVLLPGAVAAMIAQRRLLVMTMHQRNLELHAERRLAVGQAQTRERNRIAAELHDSLGHRLTLISLYAGGLAQAPAVPGTPPPASPGENAVAPVESPERQQALSLLRDTSAQAMGELRQILRILHQDGDGETGGRSMAEVEETVTSARGTGTHVDLVRVGVSRPLSLLAEHAGYRVVQEGLTNALKHAGGAPVRVEVRYEDDALFVEVRNRPGRPYQGTSTGQGLAGLAERVRLAGGVLSSGATDDGGFRIGAVLPYDAEIPGAAVNPEGDFPQELARNTRRQRIGALAVIGAVVLSLGSCVGSFVAPIPPDPVSQAGFDEVRVGDSEEWVRQLLPGSSWYTEEPEPGEVCEVYIADDEVEPTAPGAVEVHFTFCFRGGELVSKRADDITD; this is encoded by the coding sequence ATGATGACGACCGGGACATATCGGCGGCACGCGAGCGCGGCGGTGGTGCGTGCGATCCGCGGAACGAGCTGGCAGCGGCTGACCTACGAGACCGGGCTGGCGCTGGTGTGCGGGCTGGGCACGGCCGCCCTGCACTTCTCCCTCACCTACGACCCGCCGCGGGACTCCTTCCCGGTCGCGGCCGGTTACGCGGTGCTGGGCCTGTTCGCCTCGCTCGCTCTGGTGCCCCTGCGCCTGGTACGCCCGGTCACCGCGCTGCTGGTGTGCAGTCTGCTGGCCGTCGCCATGGGCGGTGTGAGTCTGGCGCTGGTCCCGCTCAGCGCCTCGGTCGGATACCGGGCCTGGCAGGCGGTGCCGATCGTGGTGACCTACCTGACCGCGCTGGTCTGCTGTGTCGCCGGCATCCACCGGGTCAGCGGGACGCCGTTGCTCACCTCCTCGCTCCTGGGTGTCATGGAGTTCAGCGCCTTCGTGCTGCTGCCGGGCGCCGTGGCCGCGATGATCGCCCAGCGCCGTCTGCTCGTGATGACCATGCACCAGCGCAATCTCGAGCTGCACGCCGAGCGCCGGCTGGCCGTGGGGCAGGCCCAGACCCGCGAGCGCAACCGCATCGCCGCCGAGCTGCACGACTCGCTCGGCCACCGGCTCACGCTGATCTCGCTGTACGCCGGCGGGCTGGCGCAGGCGCCGGCCGTCCCGGGAACGCCGCCACCGGCGTCCCCGGGTGAGAACGCCGTGGCCCCGGTGGAGAGCCCGGAACGGCAGCAGGCGCTGTCCCTGCTGCGCGACACCTCGGCGCAGGCGATGGGTGAGCTGCGGCAGATCCTGCGGATCCTGCACCAGGACGGTGACGGTGAAACCGGTGGACGCTCGATGGCGGAGGTCGAGGAGACGGTCACCTCGGCGCGGGGTACCGGAACGCACGTCGACCTGGTGCGGGTGGGGGTGTCCCGGCCGCTCAGCCTGCTGGCCGAGCACGCCGGGTACCGGGTGGTGCAGGAAGGGCTGACCAACGCGCTGAAGCACGCCGGCGGTGCCCCGGTGCGGGTGGAGGTGCGGTACGAGGACGACGCCCTGTTCGTCGAGGTTCGCAACCGGCCGGGCCGGCCCTACCAGGGCACGAGCACGGGGCAGGGACTGGCCGGGCTGGCCGAGCGGGTGCGGCTGGCCGGTGGGGTGCTGTCGTCGGGAGCGACCGACGACGGCGGGTTCCGGATCGGCGCCGTGCTGCCCTACGACGCCGAGATCCCCGGTGCCGCGGTCAATCCCGAGGGCGACTTCCCGCAGGAGCTGGCCCGCAACACCCGTCGCCAGCGGATCGGGGCGCTGGCCGTGATCGGTGCGGTGGTGCTGTCGCTGGGTTCGTGCGTCGGGTCGTTCGTGGCCCCGATCCCGCCGGATCCCGTGTCGCAGGCCGGTTTCGACGAGGTGCGGGTGGGCGACTCCGAGGAGTGGGTGCGGCAGCTGCTGCCGGGTTCGTCGTGGTACACCGAGGAACCGGAGCCGGGTGAGGTGTGCGAGGTGTACATCGCGGACGACGAGGTCGAGCCGACGGCTCCCGGCGCCGTGGAGGTGCACTTCACCTTCTGCTTCCGGGGCGGCGAGCTGGTGAGCAAGCGGGCCGACGACATCACGGACTGA
- a CDS encoding iron-containing redox enzyme family protein: MATTSTATGSRALFRALVDPEWRPDDGTGLTASLRRRVHAVAARAQMFDPTTPDALRAVETVSLERLSVSRERALGVAASSAGDDQVVNKALLDLAPFTLTTGFALANLTGPWNAEQPYALAALRILAADVGHGQPLSSRADSYLEILRRRRLIDAGAHLQQTAADARICEGAFALPAALMLMARFPESCAGFLLGATLYLRSVGLLPVYLALGDEAGDLRGPVLDLGRDPRSGGPGPREAAVEAVREFVAAYPSRGAEVSAGYLWCRAGVETLHDRALNVLERWADPAEAVIDLFRRRRREAAVYHDGSALGGKTLQHFFAPGADPADLLEQLAASRYVKPGNPDRSPLVNGLISTRGGMFRIFSTEDVAVLRRWILALPNGSRGGGEHREGLRDGPRDGSALWADDPLVPAVAGEPVGDPARLGIREAYRSLLHRETGAAEHAYAVRYAADWLARAAQGLSRCPLPAAWEPAVLAPWLQEQHERQDAAFQAGSDSLTEERLKDDSLGLAPLVLIDGAWLIGFTSPDLATSVVGYPLFNTYWDELGNGVIAENHPRIYRDLIDSMVPAIAETGSAGFAHDPRLSDGNFALPVFWLSIGRLPRTHQPEILGLNLAMELSGVGGGYRSTRQALKRFGYSTLFVDLHNTIDNIATGHSAWAAAGIDAFMTDLPGPARAAAWERVRTGFVALNPPPLTRKQQLSLTFRRKASAR; encoded by the coding sequence GTGGCCACCACCAGTACCGCGACCGGTAGCCGGGCCCTGTTCCGCGCCCTGGTCGACCCGGAGTGGCGCCCCGACGACGGCACCGGGCTGACGGCGTCCCTGCGCCGACGGGTGCACGCGGTCGCGGCCCGGGCGCAGATGTTCGACCCGACCACGCCGGACGCTCTCCGGGCGGTGGAAACCGTGTCACTGGAGCGGCTTTCCGTCAGCCGGGAGCGCGCCCTGGGTGTGGCCGCGAGCAGTGCCGGTGACGACCAGGTGGTGAACAAGGCGCTGCTCGACCTGGCGCCGTTCACGCTCACCACCGGGTTCGCCCTGGCCAACCTGACCGGGCCGTGGAACGCCGAGCAGCCCTATGCCCTCGCCGCCCTGCGGATCCTGGCCGCCGACGTGGGCCACGGGCAGCCGCTGTCGTCACGGGCCGACTCGTACCTGGAGATCCTGCGCCGCCGGCGGCTCATCGACGCCGGGGCTCACCTCCAGCAGACCGCGGCCGACGCCCGCATCTGCGAGGGGGCCTTCGCCCTGCCCGCGGCCCTGATGCTGATGGCCCGGTTCCCGGAGTCCTGCGCCGGGTTCCTGCTCGGGGCCACGCTGTATCTGCGCTCGGTGGGCCTGCTTCCGGTGTACCTGGCCCTCGGCGACGAGGCCGGCGACCTGCGCGGCCCGGTGCTCGACCTGGGGCGCGACCCGCGGTCGGGCGGTCCCGGCCCGCGCGAGGCGGCGGTGGAGGCGGTGCGGGAGTTCGTCGCGGCGTACCCGTCCCGCGGTGCCGAGGTGTCCGCCGGTTACCTGTGGTGCCGGGCCGGCGTGGAGACACTGCACGACCGGGCGCTGAACGTGCTGGAGCGCTGGGCCGACCCGGCCGAGGCGGTGATCGACCTGTTCCGCCGGCGGCGCCGGGAGGCAGCCGTGTACCACGACGGAAGTGCCCTGGGCGGTAAGACTCTTCAGCACTTCTTCGCCCCCGGTGCCGATCCCGCCGACCTGCTGGAGCAGCTGGCCGCCAGCCGCTACGTCAAGCCCGGCAACCCCGACCGCAGCCCTCTGGTGAACGGGCTGATCTCCACCCGCGGGGGCATGTTCCGGATCTTCTCCACCGAGGACGTCGCCGTGCTGCGCCGCTGGATCCTGGCTCTGCCGAACGGTTCTCGTGGCGGCGGCGAGCACCGTGAAGGCCTGCGGGACGGTCCTCGTGACGGTTCCGCGCTCTGGGCCGACGATCCGCTGGTGCCGGCGGTGGCCGGCGAGCCGGTCGGCGACCCGGCCCGGCTGGGGATCCGGGAGGCCTACCGCAGTCTGCTGCACCGGGAGACCGGGGCGGCCGAGCACGCCTACGCGGTGCGGTACGCCGCCGACTGGCTGGCCCGGGCGGCGCAGGGCCTGTCCCGCTGCCCCCTGCCGGCCGCCTGGGAACCGGCCGTACTGGCGCCCTGGTTGCAGGAGCAGCACGAACGCCAGGACGCCGCGTTCCAGGCCGGTTCCGACTCCCTCACCGAGGAACGGCTGAAGGACGACTCGCTGGGACTGGCCCCGCTCGTGCTCATCGACGGCGCCTGGCTGATCGGGTTCACCTCTCCCGACCTGGCCACCTCGGTGGTGGGATACCCGTTGTTCAACACCTACTGGGACGAGCTGGGCAACGGCGTGATCGCCGAGAACCATCCCCGCATCTACCGCGACCTGATCGACTCGATGGTGCCGGCGATCGCCGAGACCGGCTCCGCCGGGTTCGCCCACGACCCGCGGCTGAGCGACGGGAACTTCGCGCTGCCGGTGTTCTGGCTCAGCATCGGCCGGCTGCCGCGCACCCACCAGCCGGAGATCCTCGGCCTCAACCTGGCCATGGAACTGTCCGGGGTGGGCGGTGGCTACCGCAGCACCCGGCAGGCCCTGAAGCGGTTCGGCTACTCCACCCTCTTCGTCGACCTGCACAACACCATCGACAACATCGCCACCGGCCACTCGGCCTGGGCGGCGGCCGGCATCGACGCCTTCATGACCGACCTGCCCGGCCCGGCCCGCGCGGCCGCCTGGGAGCGGGTGCGCACCGGGTTCGTCGCGCTCAACCCGCCACCGCTGACCCGAAAGCAACAGCTGTCCCTGACCTTCCGCAGAAAGGCGTCGGCCCGGTGA
- a CDS encoding carbamoyltransferase family protein, which yields MTISLGISCFYHDSAASLVIDGKVVAATHEERFSRRRHDPSFPRASIEFCLARAGVALRDVDEVSYYEDPREKSRRVWTSALASAPRGSRVHATALTGWLGRKRRADREVRDLLREMGDRPGREVRVYQHHLSHAASAYYPSPYTSAAVLCIDSVGEWATTSIWHATPAGIEPVVQVDYPHSLGLLYSAFTYFCGFKVDSGEYKLMGLAPYGKPRYAEVIRRELIDVKPDGSFRLNYPRFEFIHGSVMTGAAFERLFGGPRREPETPLTEREFDLAASVQQVTEEVVTRLARTARRLTGERHLTLAGGVALNCVANGVISREGVFDSIWVQPAAGDAGGSLGAALLSCRDDAGRVPRPHLGEEPDGMSGARLGPEYTPEQIEQALSRFGAVYERLGDEEMNTAVAQDLLAGRVVGWHQGRMEFGPRALGARSILGDPRSADTQTEMNLRIKFRESFRPFAPSVLAERAGEFFDLNDESPYMLMVSPVAQGQRRPVPPQSRHLEGLDLLKVPRSSIPAVTHVDHSARVQTVTRRQSPRYYALLEEFERLSGCPMVVNTSFNVRGEPIVNTPEEAYTCFMRTDIDSLAIGPFYLSKAKQPVFTEETDWRESVPLD from the coding sequence GTGACGATCAGTCTGGGTATCTCCTGCTTCTACCACGACAGTGCCGCCTCTCTCGTGATCGACGGGAAGGTGGTGGCGGCCACCCACGAGGAACGGTTCAGCCGCAGGCGTCACGACCCGTCCTTCCCCCGGGCGAGCATCGAGTTCTGCCTCGCCCGGGCCGGTGTCGCGCTGAGGGACGTCGACGAGGTGTCGTACTACGAGGACCCGCGGGAGAAGAGCCGCCGGGTCTGGACGTCCGCCCTGGCCTCCGCGCCGCGCGGCTCGCGGGTGCACGCCACCGCGCTGACCGGGTGGCTGGGCCGCAAGCGCCGGGCCGACCGTGAGGTGCGGGACCTGCTGCGCGAGATGGGTGACCGGCCCGGCCGCGAGGTCCGCGTGTACCAGCACCACCTCTCGCACGCCGCCTCGGCCTACTACCCGAGCCCGTACACGTCGGCGGCCGTGCTGTGCATCGACAGCGTGGGCGAGTGGGCCACCACCAGCATCTGGCACGCCACCCCGGCCGGGATCGAGCCGGTGGTCCAGGTCGACTACCCGCACTCCCTCGGGCTGCTCTACTCCGCCTTCACCTACTTCTGCGGGTTCAAGGTGGATTCCGGGGAGTACAAGCTGATGGGGCTGGCCCCGTACGGAAAGCCGCGCTACGCCGAGGTGATCCGCCGGGAGCTGATCGACGTGAAGCCGGACGGGAGTTTCCGGCTGAACTACCCGCGGTTCGAGTTCATCCACGGCTCGGTGATGACCGGAGCGGCCTTCGAGCGGCTGTTCGGCGGCCCCCGCCGGGAGCCCGAGACACCGCTGACGGAGCGGGAGTTCGACCTGGCCGCCTCGGTGCAGCAGGTGACCGAGGAGGTCGTCACCCGGCTCGCCCGCACCGCCCGGCGGCTCACCGGTGAGCGCCACCTCACCCTGGCCGGCGGCGTGGCGCTGAACTGCGTCGCCAACGGGGTGATCTCGCGGGAGGGCGTCTTCGACAGCATCTGGGTGCAGCCGGCCGCCGGGGACGCCGGTGGCTCGCTGGGCGCGGCGCTGCTCAGCTGCCGCGACGACGCCGGCCGCGTGCCCCGCCCGCACCTCGGCGAGGAGCCCGACGGGATGTCCGGGGCCCGGCTGGGCCCGGAGTACACGCCGGAGCAGATCGAGCAGGCTCTGTCCCGGTTCGGCGCGGTGTACGAGCGCCTCGGCGACGAGGAGATGAACACCGCTGTCGCACAGGATCTCCTGGCCGGCCGGGTGGTGGGCTGGCACCAGGGCCGGATGGAGTTCGGGCCGCGGGCCCTGGGCGCTCGCTCCATCCTGGGCGACCCACGCTCGGCCGACACCCAGACCGAGATGAACCTGCGGATCAAGTTCCGGGAGTCGTTCCGGCCGTTCGCGCCCTCGGTGCTGGCCGAGCGGGCGGGCGAGTTCTTCGACCTGAACGACGAGAGCCCCTACATGCTCATGGTGTCGCCCGTCGCCCAGGGCCAGCGCCGTCCGGTGCCGCCGCAGAGCCGGCACCTGGAAGGCCTTGACCTGCTGAAGGTTCCGCGCAGCAGCATCCCCGCGGTCACGCACGTGGACCACTCGGCCCGGGTGCAGACCGTCACCCGGCGGCAGTCACCGCGCTACTACGCGCTGCTGGAGGAGTTCGAGCGGCTGTCCGGCTGCCCGATGGTGGTCAACACCTCCTTCAACGTGCGCGGCGAGCCGATCGTCAACACCCCGGAGGAGGCCTACACCTGCTTCATGCGCACCGACATCGACTCGCTGGCGATCGGGCCCTTCTACCTGAGCAAGGCGAAACAGCCGGTGTTCACCGAGGAGACCGACTGGCGGGAGAGCGTCCCCCTGGACTGA
- a CDS encoding TauD/TfdA family dioxygenase, translating to MTRTLSLSKIVLIRDTTTRVFDELRRQVPDHAGAPAELAKIGQSVLREHLDPHALAELERFAAGGYEALLCRNFRFDDQVASPASGFADEEALAVTNAVHLGLLEMLGLDTFSVPYENAGALVRNVTFVPEAAGTTSSWGADTEFFWHTDNPNWPFVAGGRPQHETVPAYLSFCAMRNHEKASTDMVSVDHVVAGLDRATIAALSRPEFSFTAPASNESPAARAVLPVLEADGEAFRARFDVGAVEATTPGARAALDRLNTRLEAIDGVRLVLDSGDFFIFDNRRVFHRRRAFTPRTDGTGRWLRRCYGIERTSR from the coding sequence ATGACGAGAACCCTTTCCCTGTCGAAGATCGTCCTGATCCGTGACACCACGACGCGCGTCTTCGACGAGCTGCGCCGGCAGGTGCCCGACCACGCCGGTGCCCCGGCCGAGCTGGCCAAGATCGGCCAGAGCGTGCTGCGTGAGCACCTGGACCCGCACGCTCTGGCCGAGCTGGAGCGGTTCGCGGCCGGCGGGTACGAGGCGCTGCTGTGCCGCAACTTCCGGTTCGACGACCAGGTGGCCTCACCGGCCAGCGGGTTCGCCGACGAGGAGGCGCTGGCGGTGACCAACGCCGTGCACCTGGGCCTGCTCGAGATGCTCGGGCTGGACACCTTCTCGGTGCCGTACGAGAACGCCGGCGCCCTGGTGCGCAACGTGACCTTCGTGCCCGAGGCGGCCGGGACGACCAGCTCCTGGGGTGCGGACACCGAGTTCTTCTGGCACACCGACAACCCGAACTGGCCGTTCGTCGCCGGTGGCCGGCCGCAGCACGAGACGGTCCCCGCGTACCTCTCGTTCTGTGCCATGCGCAACCACGAGAAGGCCTCGACCGACATGGTTTCCGTCGATCACGTGGTGGCGGGGCTGGACCGGGCGACGATCGCGGCGCTGAGCCGGCCGGAGTTCAGCTTCACCGCGCCGGCCTCGAACGAGAGCCCCGCCGCGCGGGCCGTGCTGCCGGTGCTGGAGGCGGACGGCGAGGCCTTCCGGGCCCGCTTCGACGTGGGGGCCGTGGAGGCCACCACCCCCGGCGCCCGGGCGGCGCTGGACCGGCTGAACACCCGGCTGGAGGCCATCGACGGCGTCCGCCTGGTGCTGGACTCCGGTGACTTCTTCATCTTCGACAACCGGCGGGTGTTCCACCGCCGCCGGGCCTTCACCCCGCGCACCGACGGCACCGGCCGCTGGCTGCGCCGCTGCTACGGAATCGAGAGGACCAGCAGATGA
- a CDS encoding ATP-grasp domain-containing protein, protein MSHRPQYRVAVVGGRPAPIHGARDLGIDVVLVHQEGQYEESILEHVETVVHADITDGPALLRALAPLHEQRPFDRVMTTTEPAGESTGHVVDRLKLPGVSERTAHLLKDKFAMREVLAKHGLSPVRYRHVVTRQEAAGFVAEVGRSVLKPVDGVASLHIHPAATPGEAEAAWDALVAAGVTKVLAEEYLEGPVVSVDSFSFEGRHVPMGYSEYRMNERFVEWEVSTPSRVAAAQLPQLLDLTPRLLDAVGLTEGPSHSEFILTADGPRVLESHARLAGSGAPELVRRAFGADLNRMFLTVPLGIDELPSSTPEPVAGACAQFFVPPAGKLRGVEVDPLPGTVDVRHLAPGEEPRVFLPFLPELREAREAIVVQKSSGDVIPPLLTVADCVSGYVLVTGPDAGAAVARGDELVRAVHFDVEN, encoded by the coding sequence ATGAGCCACCGGCCGCAGTACCGCGTCGCCGTCGTCGGAGGGCGTCCCGCCCCGATCCACGGCGCCCGTGACCTGGGCATCGACGTCGTTCTGGTGCACCAGGAGGGCCAGTACGAGGAGTCGATCCTGGAGCACGTCGAGACCGTCGTGCACGCCGACATCACCGACGGGCCCGCCCTGCTGCGGGCCCTGGCGCCGCTGCACGAGCAGCGTCCGTTCGACCGGGTGATGACGACCACCGAACCGGCCGGTGAGTCCACCGGTCACGTGGTGGACCGGCTGAAACTGCCCGGCGTGTCGGAGCGTACGGCGCACCTGCTCAAAGACAAGTTCGCGATGCGCGAGGTGCTGGCGAAACACGGTCTCAGCCCGGTGCGGTACCGGCACGTGGTGACCCGGCAGGAGGCGGCCGGTTTCGTCGCGGAGGTGGGCCGTTCGGTGCTCAAGCCCGTCGACGGGGTGGCCAGCCTGCACATCCACCCGGCCGCGACGCCCGGCGAGGCCGAGGCGGCCTGGGACGCCCTGGTGGCCGCGGGCGTCACCAAGGTGCTGGCCGAGGAGTACCTGGAGGGGCCCGTCGTCAGCGTCGACTCCTTCTCGTTCGAGGGCCGGCACGTGCCGATGGGCTACTCCGAGTACCGGATGAACGAGCGGTTCGTGGAGTGGGAGGTCAGCACCCCCAGCCGGGTGGCCGCCGCGCAGCTGCCGCAGCTGCTCGACCTGACGCCCCGGCTGCTGGACGCGGTCGGGCTCACCGAGGGGCCCTCGCACAGCGAGTTCATCCTCACCGCGGACGGTCCCCGGGTGCTGGAGTCGCACGCCCGGCTGGCCGGGTCGGGCGCCCCCGAGCTGGTGCGGCGGGCGTTCGGTGCCGACCTGAACCGGATGTTCCTCACCGTGCCGCTGGGTATCGACGAACTGCCCTCCAGCACACCGGAACCCGTGGCCGGGGCCTGCGCGCAGTTCTTCGTCCCGCCGGCCGGGAAGCTGCGCGGGGTGGAGGTGGATCCGCTGCCCGGCACGGTCGATGTGCGCCACCTGGCCCCGGGCGAGGAGCCCCGGGTGTTCCTGCCGTTCCTGCCCGAGCTGCGCGAGGCGCGGGAGGCGATCGTGGTGCAGAAGTCGTCCGGCGACGTCATCCCGCCGCTGCTGACCGTGGCCGACTGCGTGTCCGGCTACGTCCTGGTCACCGGCCCGGACGCCGGTGCCGCGGTGGCCCGGGGCGACGAGCTGGTGCGGGCCGTGCACTTCGACGTGGAGAACTGA